In a genomic window of Caloenas nicobarica isolate bCalNic1 chromosome 1, bCalNic1.hap1, whole genome shotgun sequence:
- the P2RY2 gene encoding P2Y purinoceptor 2: MANLTTPPAWTRVINSSLDPGDAGDNDYKCLFDEDFKYVLLPVTYGIVCVVGLFLNLLALYGFIFRIKTWNASTTYMFNLAISDTLYVVSLPLLVYYYAMGDNWPFSVGLCKIVRFLFYTNLYCSILFLLCISIHRFLGICYPLKSLQWGHVRYARRVSVIVWVVTMVCQSPVLFFVTTSVRRDTITCHDTSSKDLFGQFVIYSSVMLVLLFCIPFLIIIICYCLMARRLLQPTRGMSRLSRSKKKSVKMIIIVLVVFIVCFLPFHVTRTLYYSFRSWDLSCQTLNAINLAYKVTRPLASTNSCLDPILYFLAGQRFMKFAGNKMLWKPQNEMALGIVPNSPLGTSNDTDTLPKDVKS; this comes from the coding sequence ATGGCAAACCTAACAACTCCTCCAGCCTGGACCAGAGTCATCAACAGCTCCTTGGACCCAGGTGACGCAGGAGACAATGACTACAAGTGCTTGTTTGATGAGGACTTCAAGtatgtcctgctgcctgtcacCTACGGCATCGTGTGCGTGGTGGGGCTCTTTCTAAACCTGCTGGCCCTCTATGGCTTCATCTTCAGGATCAAGACCTGGAACGCCTCCACCACGTACATGTTCAACCTGGCCATATCCGACACACTCTACGTGGtctccctgcccctcctggTGTATTATTATGCCATGGGGGACAACTGGCCCTTCAGCGTGGGCTTGTGTAAGATAGTCCGCTTCTTGTTTTACACCAACCTCTACTGCagcatccttttcctcctctgcatcAGCATCCATCGATTCCTGGGCATCTGCTATCCACTGAAGTCGCTGCAGTGGGGACACGTTCGCTATGCCCGGAGGGTGTCGGTCATCGTGTGGGTGGTGACCATGGTGTGCCAGTCACCCGTGCTCTTCTTCGTCACCACCAGCGTGAGGCGTGACACCATCACCTGCCACGACACATCCAGCAAGGACCTCTTTGGCCAGTTTGTCATTTACAGTTCGGTGATGCTagtgctgctcttctgcatccctttcctcatcatcatcatctgcTACTGTCTAATGGCCCggaggctgctgcagcccacaCGGGGCATGTCCCGGCTGTCCCGATCCAAAAAGAAGTCAGTCAAGATGATAATCATCGTCTTGGTGGTCTTCAtcgtttgttttcttcctttccatgtCACTCGTACCTTGTATTACTCCTTCCGGAGCTGGGACTTGAGCTGTCAGACCCTCAACGCCATCAATTTAGCCTATAAGGTGACTCGTCCCCTAGCAAGCACCAACAGCTGCTTGGATcccattttgtatttcttagcAGGACAACGATTTATGAAATTTGCAGGCAACAAAATGCTGTGGAAGCCTCAAAACGAAATGGCTCTGGGGATCGTGCCCAACAGTCCCCTGGGAACCAGCAATGACACGGACACGTTACCCAAGGATGTGAAATCCTAG